One window from the genome of Gadus morhua chromosome 16, gadMor3.0, whole genome shotgun sequence encodes:
- the ptx3a gene encoding pentraxin-related protein PTX3 isoform X2, whose protein sequence is MMLWSISCALCVVSACVSLTVAYDDDIEVEYRNFYDNEIIEEEPKNATPSPSPCSSGDLTKWDKMFSMLENSQMRENMLLQYADDIIKVEMGSLRAELLRMVAQNGGSCGVAVEMAGRRLSLMLEKRLRDTLERISLPGPSSRGPSDREEALLQQVLSAARAQGSRLAKLESSCLASDSKTGAQGLAGDGKGRLEQEVTPPREGMAALERTLAAVVTELQETRAQLQQVTRSTRQRYLPAGCESSLLFPMRSRRIYAAVLPGVPLSLSAFTACLWVKPTAADSAPNRTVLLSYGTRRNPYEIQLLFSGSSALFTVGGEAHLVEGRGVLKAGGPSEWLHLCGVWSSQQGHASLWADGRKVASAPGVAEGRVLPAGGSLQLGQERNGCCPGSPGGSGGAGGGAGGGGGIGNGSGMSGFEDGFDPRLAFAGKMTGVNVWDRVLSEGELASVASRDGHGCGPRGNVVAWAVTEMVPHGGAQFID, encoded by the exons ccacaCCAAGCCCCTCTCCCTGCAGCTCTGGGGATCTGACCAAGTGGGACAAGATGTTCTCTATGCTGGAGAACAGTCAGATGAGGGAGAACATGCTACTGCAATACGCCGATGACATCATCAAGGTGGAGATGGGCTCGCTGCGTGCAGAACTCCTCAG GATGGTGGCGCAAAACGGCGGTTCGTGCGGGGTCGCCGTGGAGATGGCGGGGAGAAGGCTGTCCCTGATGCTGGAGAAGCGGCTGCGTGACACCCTCGAGCGCATCAGCCTGCCGGGCCCCTCCTCCAGGGGCCCCTCCGACCGGGAGGAGGCCCTGCTGCAGCAGGTGCTGTCCGCGGCGCGGGCCCAAGGCTCCCGGCTGGCCAAGCTGGAGTCGAGTTGTCT CGCGTCGGACTCCAAGACGGGGGCCCAGGGACTGGCGGGTGACGGGAAGGGTCGCCTGGAGCAGGAAGTGACCCCGCCCAGGGAGGGCATGGCCGCCCTGGAGAGGACTCTAGCCGCTGTGGTGACCGAGCTGCAGGAGACGCGGGCGCAGCTGCAGCAGGTGACGAGGTCAACAAGGCAGAGATACCTGCCCGCAG gttgcgAGTCGTCTCTGCTCTTCCCCATGCGCTCGCGCCGCATCTACGCGGCGGTGCTCCCCGGCGTGCCCCTCTCGCTGTCCGCCTTCACCGCCTGCCTGTGGGTGAAGCCCACCGCCGCCGACTCCGCCCCCAACCGCACCGTGCTGCTCTCCTACGGGACGCGCCGCAACCCCTACGAGATCCAGCTGCTCTTCAGCGGCAGCTCCGCCCTCTTCACCGTCGGCGGCGAGGCCCACCtggtggaggggcggggcgTGCTCAAGGCGGGCGGGCCCTCCGAGTGGCTCCACCTGTGCGGGGTCTGGAGCTCCCAGCAGGGACACGCCTCCCTCTGGGCCGACGGGAGGAAGGTGGCTTCCGCTCCCGGCGTGGCCGAGGGCCGGGTCCTGCCCGCCGGCGGCTCCCTCCAGCTGGGCCAGGAGCGGAACGGCTGCTGCCCCGGGTCTCCGGGCGGCtcgggaggagctggaggaggagcaggaggaggaggaggtattgGCAACGGGAGCGGGATGTCGGGCTTCGAGGACGGGTTCGACCCCCGGCTGGCGTTCGCCGGGAAGATGACGGGCGTCAACGTGTGGGACAGGGTGCTGTCCGAGGGGGAGCTGGCGAGCGTGGCGTCGCGGGACGGCCACGGCTGCGGGCCCAGGGGGAACGTGGTGGCGTGGGCCGTGACGGAGATGGTGCCCCACGGCGGAGCTCAGTTCATCGACTGA
- the ptx3a gene encoding pentraxin-related protein PTX3 isoform X1, with amino-acid sequence MMLWSISCALCVVSACVSLTVAYDDDIEVEYRNFYDNEIIEEEPKNATPSPSPCSSGDLTKWDKMFSMLENSQMRENMLLQYADDIIKVEMGSLRAELLRMVAQNGGSCGVAVEMAGRRLSLMLEKRLRDTLERISLPGPSSRGPSDREEALLQQVLSAARAQGSRLAKLESSCLGAGLGPASPSASDSKTGAQGLAGDGKGRLEQEVTPPREGMAALERTLAAVVTELQETRAQLQQVTRSTRQRYLPAGCESSLLFPMRSRRIYAAVLPGVPLSLSAFTACLWVKPTAADSAPNRTVLLSYGTRRNPYEIQLLFSGSSALFTVGGEAHLVEGRGVLKAGGPSEWLHLCGVWSSQQGHASLWADGRKVASAPGVAEGRVLPAGGSLQLGQERNGCCPGSPGGSGGAGGGAGGGGGIGNGSGMSGFEDGFDPRLAFAGKMTGVNVWDRVLSEGELASVASRDGHGCGPRGNVVAWAVTEMVPHGGAQFID; translated from the exons ccacaCCAAGCCCCTCTCCCTGCAGCTCTGGGGATCTGACCAAGTGGGACAAGATGTTCTCTATGCTGGAGAACAGTCAGATGAGGGAGAACATGCTACTGCAATACGCCGATGACATCATCAAGGTGGAGATGGGCTCGCTGCGTGCAGAACTCCTCAG GATGGTGGCGCAAAACGGCGGTTCGTGCGGGGTCGCCGTGGAGATGGCGGGGAGAAGGCTGTCCCTGATGCTGGAGAAGCGGCTGCGTGACACCCTCGAGCGCATCAGCCTGCCGGGCCCCTCCTCCAGGGGCCCCTCCGACCGGGAGGAGGCCCTGCTGCAGCAGGTGCTGTCCGCGGCGCGGGCCCAAGGCTCCCGGCTGGCCAAGCTGGAGTCGAGTTGTCTCGGCGCCGGGCTGGGACCGGCGTCGCCGTCCGCGTCGGACTCCAAGACGGGGGCCCAGGGACTGGCGGGTGACGGGAAGGGTCGCCTGGAGCAGGAAGTGACCCCGCCCAGGGAGGGCATGGCCGCCCTGGAGAGGACTCTAGCCGCTGTGGTGACCGAGCTGCAGGAGACGCGGGCGCAGCTGCAGCAGGTGACGAGGTCAACAAGGCAGAGATACCTGCCCGCAG gttgcgAGTCGTCTCTGCTCTTCCCCATGCGCTCGCGCCGCATCTACGCGGCGGTGCTCCCCGGCGTGCCCCTCTCGCTGTCCGCCTTCACCGCCTGCCTGTGGGTGAAGCCCACCGCCGCCGACTCCGCCCCCAACCGCACCGTGCTGCTCTCCTACGGGACGCGCCGCAACCCCTACGAGATCCAGCTGCTCTTCAGCGGCAGCTCCGCCCTCTTCACCGTCGGCGGCGAGGCCCACCtggtggaggggcggggcgTGCTCAAGGCGGGCGGGCCCTCCGAGTGGCTCCACCTGTGCGGGGTCTGGAGCTCCCAGCAGGGACACGCCTCCCTCTGGGCCGACGGGAGGAAGGTGGCTTCCGCTCCCGGCGTGGCCGAGGGCCGGGTCCTGCCCGCCGGCGGCTCCCTCCAGCTGGGCCAGGAGCGGAACGGCTGCTGCCCCGGGTCTCCGGGCGGCtcgggaggagctggaggaggagcaggaggaggaggaggtattgGCAACGGGAGCGGGATGTCGGGCTTCGAGGACGGGTTCGACCCCCGGCTGGCGTTCGCCGGGAAGATGACGGGCGTCAACGTGTGGGACAGGGTGCTGTCCGAGGGGGAGCTGGCGAGCGTGGCGTCGCGGGACGGCCACGGCTGCGGGCCCAGGGGGAACGTGGTGGCGTGGGCCGTGACGGAGATGGTGCCCCACGGCGGAGCTCAGTTCATCGACTGA